A single Cryptococcus neoformans var. grubii H99 chromosome 7, complete sequence DNA region contains:
- a CDS encoding protein YOP1 → MAAQSEQIKNNFLNNPYAQQVLNVANGQVSALDAELNKYPILRQLEQQTKVPKAYGVIALGFSSVLLIFFNMFGLAQPISNLIGWALPAYLSILAIESPQTNDDKQWLTYWVVFGSLNLVESMGLRAVLYWVPMYFVFKTLFTIWLMLPATRGAEILYFHFLRPMVGNVKSRSQASFGTSDPLAKEHSFNPAGTTAPSSFAHEKTL, encoded by the exons ATGGCCGCCCAGTCCGAACAAATCAAGAACAACTTCCTCAATAACCCTTACGCTCAGCAGGTTCTCAACGTTGCCAACGGCCAGGTCTCTGCTCTCGATGCCGAG CTTAACAAGTACCCCATCCTCCGTCAGCTTGAGCAGCAGACAAAGGTCCCCAAGGCCTATGGTGTCATCGCTCTTGGTTTCTC CTCTgtccttctcatcttcttcaatatGTTTGGCCTTGCCCAGcccatctccaaccttATCGGCTGGGCTCTCCCCGCTTACCTTTCCATCCTGGCCATTGAGTCTCCTCAGACCAACGATGACAAGCAGTGGTTGACCTATTGGGTCGTCTTTGGTTCTCTTAACCTCGTCGAGTCCATGGGTTTGAGGGCGGTTCTCTACTGGGTTCCTATGTACTTTGTTTTCAAGACCCTTTTCACCATCTGGC TCATGCTCCCTGCCACCCGAGGTGCTGAGATTCTCTacttccacttcctccGACCCATGGTTGGCAACGTCAAGTCTCGAAGCCAAGCTTCTTTCGGTACATCTGACCCCCTTGCCAAGGAGCACAGTTTCAACCCCGCCGGCACCACTgccccttcctctttcgctC ACGAAAAGACCCTTTAA
- a CDS encoding RNA polymerase-associated protein RTF1, with protein sequence MSDLENELLGLAEDDPTRHRKRHGSSDRSKRKSKAFIEDTDDEGEEEDMEMESEDDEPALQGSRGPLKNPYPLEGKYVDEADREALENLPEIERENILASRLEEMQKFKDSQALDAMFKTAHGGDDEEEDDSRARKRRKHTSVSEKASRALNVLKNKRKAKDERMQRRAARRRHSRSASASSEEEGQIARRSPSYSPERSLSPEPKNIQPKLSKEEEMDAIAPNRAELESARVSRYELVDMMHKDGFEDVITGAYVRIISPERDEHGRPKYRLYKIADVDESGQFGSYSIEYQGRQIRESRALLVKYGSASRLFRMADVSNGVIEESEFQRFSMTNQADGVKAPKRSFLKKKHDEIKALRERPMTSAEIDRRVDSRKSQESSFTRASLLKIHQLMNTRDLALRRNDHVMVEKLNSDIIALGGDPNTGKLVGEKEGEEKDDYDMKIQRINENNKRKTKEAMMRAHAAAVARKKAEEAVVKAKLAESQNPPASSTPATDVPKPEVPPPSGQRKGETPQQYVARSVQLDLDLGDF encoded by the exons ATGTCTGACCTCGAGAACGAACTTTTGGGTCTTGCAGAGGATGATCCTACCCGCCACAGGAAGCGTCACGGTTCAAGTGATAGGAGTAAAAGAAAGAGCAAGGCTTT TATTGAAGATACggacgatgaaggagaggaggaagatatggagatggagtctgaagatgatgaaccAGCTCTTCAGGGATCAAGAGGACCTTTGAAGAATCCTTATCCCTTGGAGGGTAAATATGTGGACGAGGCGGACAGGGAGGC TCTTGAGAACCTCCCTGAAATCGAGAGAGAAAACATCTTGGCGTCACGATTGGAAGAAATGCAAAAGTTCAAAGACTCTCAAGCGCTTGATGCGATGTTCAAGACTGCTCATGgtggggatgatgaggaagaggatgattcgagagcgaggaagagac GCAAACACACCAGTGTGAGCGAGAAGGCTTCTAGGGCACTCAACGTTTTGAAGAACAAGCGGAAAGCGAAGGATGAACGTATGCAGCGCCGG GCTGCACGTCGTCGACATTCCCGATCTGCCTCTGCATCctccgaagaagaaggccagATCGCCCGCCGATCGCCGTCATACTCTCCTGAACGATCGCTTTCCCCTGAACCCAAAAACATCCAGCCGAAGCTTAgcaaagaggaggaaatggatgCTATTGCGCCCAACAGGGCAGAATTGGAAAGTGCGAGGGTTAGTAGGTACGAATTGGTGGATATGATGCACAAGGATGGCTTCGAGGACGTTATCACTG GTGCATATGTGCGAATTATCTCTCCTGAGAGGGACGAGCATGGTAGGCCAAAGTACAGGCTCTACAAGATTGCCGATGTGGACGAGTCTGGACAGTTTGGATCGTATTCTATCGAATACCAGGGTCGACAGATCCGAGAGAGCCGGGCTTTGCTCGTCAAGTATGGTTCAGCATCAAGACTATTCAGAATGGCGGATGTTTCTAATGGTGTGATTGAGGAA TCTGAGTTTCAGAGGTTTTCAATGACAAACCAAGCAGATGGTGTAAAGGCCCCTAAGCGATCatttttgaagaagaaacacgATGAAATAAAGGCTTTGAGAGAAAGGCCGATGACAAGT GCTGAAATTGATCGCCGAGTGGACTCTCGTAAATCTCAAGAATCATCATTTACTCGAGCTAGCCTCCTCAAAATACATCAACTTATGAACACACGTGATCTCGCCCTCCGCCGAAACGACCATGTCATGGTCGAGAAGCTCAACTCCGACATAATCGCCCTCGGCGGTGACCCCAACACCGGTAAGCTTgttggagaaaaggaaggggaggagaaggatgattaCGATATGAAGATTCAGAGGATCAATGAAAACAATAAGAGGAAGACAAAGGAGGCAATGATGAGAGCGCATGCGGCTGCTGtagcgaggaagaaggctgaagaGGCTGTTGTTAAGGCGAAGCT TGCCGAATCCCAAAACCCGCCTGCATCAAGTACACCAGCAACGGATGTTCCCAAACCCGAGGTTCCACCACCATCAGGTCAACGCAAAGGAGAGACTCCTCAGCAATACGTGGCGAGAAGCGTCCAATTGGATCTAGATTTGGGAGATTTCTGA
- a CDS encoding haloacid dehalogenase, type II, whose amino-acid sequence MSLASYKVLLFDCYGTLVDWEGGMLNNLGPLLEQSGSPDRDKLFSAIGHHEGRVQTETPTMLYSQVLEKVYSAVAKDLNLKCEDADAKAFGASVGAWPTFPDSSEALRRLSELGLKLVILSNVDNISFEGSKQQLEKGYHFDAIYTAEKIGSYKPSLRNFDYAIENVKEDFGFDPKDILIVANSKYHDVQPGHKKGLKAAWIDREKAFMGVAAYKDVIPDFQFSNMADFASAMAKAKSP is encoded by the exons ATGTCTCTCGCTTCATACAA AGTTCTTCTATTTGATTGCTACGGT ACCCTCGTT GACTGGGAAGGCGGCATGCTTAACAACCTCGGGCCCCTTCTTGAACAATCGGGCTCCCCCGACCGAGATAAGCTTTTCAGCGCTATTGGTCACCATGAAGGTCGCGTTCAGACAGAGACTCCCACCATGCTTTACTCTCAGGT ACTCGAGAAAGTGTACAGCGCTGTTGCCAAGGACTTAAATCTCAAGTGCGAAGATG CGGACGCCAAAGCCTTTGGTGCTTCTGTGGGTGCTTGGCCCACTTTCCCCGATTCGTCGGAGGCCTTACGTCGTCTTTCTGAGCTTGGCCTTAAACTCGTCATTCTCTCTAACGTGGATAACATAAGCTTTGAAGG GTCAAAACAACAATTGGAGAAGGGCTACCACTTTGATGCCATTTACACCGCCGAGAAAA TCGGATCTTACAAGCCAAGTCTCCGCAACTTCGATTATGCCATCGAGAATGTCAAGGAGGATTTCGGATTCGACCCTAAAGATATTCTTATTGTTGCCAACTCCAAATACCACGATGTTCAACC TGGCCATAAAAAGGGTCTTAAGGCGGCTTGGATTGACCGCGAGAAGGCTTTCATGGGAGTAGCTGCGTATAAGGATGTCATCCCCGACTTCCAGTTCTCTAATATGGCAGATTTTGCCAGCGCCATGGCCAAAGCGAAGTCGCCATAG
- a CDS encoding amidohydrolase, with amino-acid sequence MSSFDFAKAFPNPTEVRESLLPGLAVKPWSSSPQGKFYLLNATVVDARNSKLLDGPQFIEVQNGVINSVQPLNSFDRSKLDDNALAYDVSGKFISPGLIDAHVHVTAVPGVETMADMVRLPEQSVTLRATYVLKNMLHRGFTTVRDTGGANKIIADALKEGLIEGPRLFQCGKALSQTGGHGDFISPGVSGGDGTSCCGGHAISLGRTADGVPAVLKAVREELKQGADFIKIMLGGGVSSESDAIETVQYTAEEVRAITSTCWQMGKKMATAHAYTVDAINHAIDNGVKGIEHGNLMDAPTAKRMAENGVYLTPTLSCYGIMVRKPFEKFLNDEGKNKSVQVMQQGLQALKLAEEAGVTVCYGSDLLISMHALQTEEFTVRSTVLPSATLLRHATVNPAKMLGQEGRLGVIAPGAIADILILENNPLDDITVLDRPETNLQAVLKEGKLVAGKL; translated from the exons ATGTCCAGCTTCGACTTTGCAAAAGCTTTTCCCAACCCCACAGAGGTCCGTGAGTCTTT GCTGCCCGGCCTTGCGGTGAAGCCGTGGTCTTCGAGCCCTCAAGGCAAATTCTACCTACTCAATGCTACCGTGGTCGATGCAAGAAACAGCAAGCTCTTGGATGGCCCTCAATTCATCGAGGTACAGAATGGTGTCATCAATTCAGTTCAACCCCTGAATTCATTTGACCGGTCCAAGCTGGATGATAATGCACTTGCATACGACGTCTCTGGAAAGTTTATATCGCCGGGTCTGATTGATGCCCATGTCCATGTGACCGCCGTACCGGGGGTTGAG ACCATGGCCGACATGGTCAGACTGCCTGAACAATCTGTTACTCTCCGTGCTACATATGTCCTCAAGAACATGCTCCATCGTGGCTTCACAACGGTCCGTGACACGGGCGGCGCCAACAAGATCATTGCCGACGCACTCAAGGAAGGACTCATCGAAGGCCctcgcctcttccaatgTGGCAAGGCTCTTTCACAAACTGGAGGTCACGGGGACTTTATTTCCCCTGGCGTATCTGGTGGTGATGGAACGTCTTGTTGTGGAGGACATGCAATATCCCTTGGCCGTACAGCAGACGGTGTCCCAGCAGTGCTCAAGGCGGTCCGCGAGGAGCTCAAACAAGGAGCTGATTTCATCAAGATCATGCTCGGTGGCGGTGTTTCCAGCGAATCTGATGCGATTGAGACCGTTCAATATACAGCCGAAGAAGTCCGTGCAATTACCTCTACTTGTTGGCAAatgggcaagaagatg GCAACTGCCCACGCTTACACTGTTGACGCAATCAATCATGCTATTGACAACGGGGTGAAAGGCATCGAACACGGCAACTTGATGGATGCACCCACCGCCAAGAG AATGGCCGAAAATGGTGTATACCTCACCCCAACCTTGTCTTGCTATGGCATCATGGTTAGAAAACCTTTCGAGAAGTTCTTGAATGATGAAGGCAAAAATAAGAGTGTGCAGGTCATGCAGCAGggtcttcaagctcttaAGCTCGCGGAGGAGGCTGGTGTGACTGTTTGCTATGGTTCCGACCTGCTTATCTCTATGCATGCTCTGCAGACAG AGGAGTTCACCGTGCGTTCCACAGTCCTTCCATCGGCAACTTTGCTTAGACATGCGACTGTCAATCCGGCCAAAATGCTCGGCCAAGAGGGTCGCCTTGGCGTCATCGCTCCCGGTGCCATCGCTGACATCCTTATCCTTGAGAATAATCCTCTTGACGATATTACAGTGCTAGATCGGCCCGAAACAAATCTCCAAGCGGTGCTCAAAGAGGGCAAGCTTGTCGCTGGGAAGTTGTGA
- a CDS encoding allantoate permease, protein MGSDIEAKFSSNVSIKPTGDMGDVQRPVDTKNDDVAAAFLQRIAQRDDGEELLKPDMPKEVRSIIRKADAIIITLLQFSLMMGSVDKVSIGSAAVLGMRADTHLKGQEYSWTSAIIYFGAIVSIIPSLALMQRLPANLYISTNVCIWGVITMGMASSRNFADLMGIRFVLGCFESVIFAGFGLIISMWYTREEQPLRTAIVFSTLSSVMNGILATACVNYHGPLAQWRLLFIIVGAITFTASLFLFWLLPANPTSAWWLTIRQRVVATRRMADSHTGVENKHFKWTQAWEAIYDPKTWLIFLINLALNIPNGGLITFNSIIVNSLGFTLEQTTLLGIPTGVFSWISSLVFGYIAVKTRQRCLSAMGSCILPFVGTILLYKIPRTDIGGSLAALYLVYFYWGPYIVMMGSVYANTGGYTKKMIVYAIAYVGYSVGNIIGPQTFRSEQAPKYTGGVIAMLTCYGVALVLIFVYRLYLVYLNKKKAKELAQYRAEQGTSTDDALVDEFRDQTDFENPRFVYEL, encoded by the exons ATGGGTTCTGACATTGAAGCCAAGTTCTCTTCCAATGTCTCCATCAAGCCGACTGGGGACATGGGAGATGTTCAGCGGCCGGTGGATACCAAGAACGACGATGTTGCCGCCGCCTTCCTGCAGAG AATTGCTCAAAGAGATGACGGCGAAGAACTTCTTAAACCCGACATGCCCAAGGAAGTCAGATCAATTATTCGAAAAGCTGATGCCATCATAATCACTCTCTTGCAATTCTCTCTGA TGATGGGATCCGTTGATAAGGTATCAATTGGTTCAGCCGCTGTTCTGGGAATGCGGGCCGATACCCATCTCAAGGGACAAGAGTACTCGTGGACATCTGCCATCATCTACTTCGGAGCTATCGTGTCCATCATCCCTTCTCTAGCTCTCATGCAACGTCTTCCGGCCAATTTATACAT CTCCACCAACGTCTGTATTTGGGGTGTCATCACCATGGGTATGGCAAGCAGTCGCAACTTTGCGGACCTAATGGGTATCCGCTTTGTCCTTGGCTGTTTTGAATCCGTCATCTTCGCTGGGTTCGGGCTCATTATCTCCATGTGGTATACCCGTGAGGAACAACCTTTGCGTACGGCAATCGTTTTTTCAACTCTCTCTTCGGTCATGAACGGTATACTCGCCACCGCTTGCGTCAACTACCACGGTCCGTTGGCCCAGTGgcgtcttcttttcatcatcgtcggtGCCATTACTTTCACTGcgtctcttttccttttctggCTTTTGCCTGCAAATCCTACTTCCGCTTGGTGGCTTACCATCCGCCAGAGAGTAGTGGCTACCCGACGAATGGCAGATTCTCACACTGGTGTGGAGAACAAACATTTCAAATGGACTCAGGCTTGGGAGGCCATTTACGACCCCAAGACATGGTTAATTTTCTTGATCAATCTTGCTCTTAACATCCCCAATGGAGGACTCATTAC GTTCAATTCAATCATTGTCAATTCGCTTGGCTTCACGCTGGAGCAAACAACCCTCCTCGGTATCCCAACAGGCGTTTTTTCTTGGATCTCATCTCTAGTCTTTGGATATATCGCTGTCAAGACCCGCCAGAGATGTCTCTCTGCGATGGGCTCTTGTATTTTACCTTTTGTCGGTACCATCCTGCTCTACAAGATCCCTAGGACCGATATAGGAGGATCGCTTGCCGCCCTTTATCTTGTTTACTTCTACTGGGGTCCTTACATTGTCATGATGGGCTCAGTCTACGCCAACACCGGCGGCTATACAAAGAAAATGATTGTCTATGCGATTG CGTATGTCGGATATTCGGTTGGCAATATCATTGGACCT CAAACCTTTAGGTCTGAACAAGCACCCAAGTACACTGGTGGTGTTATCGCTATGTTGACTTGTTATGGTGTCGCCCTAGTGCTTATTTTTGTATACCGTCTT TATCTTGTTTACctcaacaagaagaaggcaaaggagCTAGCACAATACAGGGCAGAGCAGGGTACGAGCACTGATGATGCCCTCGTTGATGAATTCCGAGACCAGACTGATTTCGAGAACCCACGTTTCGTCTATGAGCTTTGA